A single region of the Pseudorhodoplanes sp. genome encodes:
- a CDS encoding DUF5993 family protein, which translates to MTIPFFAIAAALGAIWSGHRNLALVLWGTALLTILVLFRVHATSQLGLGL; encoded by the coding sequence ATGACCATACCGTTTTTCGCAATCGCAGCGGCATTGGGCGCTATCTGGTCGGGTCATCGCAACCTGGCGCTTGTATTGTGGGGTACAGCGTTGCTGACCATCCTTGTGCTGTTCCGCGTTCACGCCACGTCGCAGCTTGGGCTCGGTTTGTGA